A genomic window from Chrysoperla carnea chromosome 3, inChrCarn1.1, whole genome shotgun sequence includes:
- the LOC123296592 gene encoding uncharacterized protein LOC123296592 isoform X1 yields the protein MPSTESCQPPDGCDQDENLSCCEPARNTRSNYCPPPNRRRRACPANERGGNRTLCQIVERYLKDPFIVFFLAVIGIKICYHYASQLEWKKAPEPPIAPPATK from the exons atgccGTCAACTGAATCTTGTCAACCCCCGGATGGCTGCGATCAGGATGAGAACCTTAGTTGTTGTGAACCAGCAAGAAACACAAGGTCAAACTATTGCCCGCCACCGAATCGACGACGAAGAGCGTGTCCAGCGAATGAACGGGGCGGTAATCGTACACTTTGTCAAATAGTGGAACGATATCTCAAAGATCCATTTATAGTGTTTTTCCTTGCAGTTATaggaattaaaatat gttATCATTATGCCTCACAACTAGAATGGAAAAAGGCACCAGAGCCGCCAATTGCGCCTCCTGCTACTAAATAG
- the LOC123296592 gene encoding uncharacterized protein LOC123296592 isoform X2 has product MPSTESCQPPDGCDQDENLSCCEPARNTRSNYCPPPNRRRRACPANERGGNRTLCQIVERYLKDPFIVFFLAVIGIKICNFCCTRLEWRKK; this is encoded by the exons atgccGTCAACTGAATCTTGTCAACCCCCGGATGGCTGCGATCAGGATGAGAACCTTAGTTGTTGTGAACCAGCAAGAAACACAAGGTCAAACTATTGCCCGCCACCGAATCGACGACGAAGAGCGTGTCCAGCGAATGAACGGGGCGGTAATCGTACACTTTGTCAAATAGTGGAACGATATCTCAAAGATCCATTTATAGTGTTTTTCCTTGCAGTTATaggaattaaaatat gtaatttttgTTGCACCAGACTAGAATGGagaaagaaataa